The Corynebacterium tuberculostearicum genome window below encodes:
- a CDS encoding anthranilate synthase component II, producing the protein MSSPHIVLLDNHDSFVYNLVDALAGLDTTVFRNTVAVHDVLRAQPDIIVLSPGPGHPRDAGCMMELIDATLGTIPILGVCLGFQALLEHHGGAVEPCGPVHGKSVPMTLTEAGVMHPVFQGLATDTEPDQPDHLGTQVPVARYHSLGCADLPQGMRCLARTSTDIGEVAMAAETNDGSALGFQFHPESILTPRGPLMLERCINQLYTHTTMDTEN; encoded by the coding sequence ATGAGCTCGCCGCATATTGTCCTTCTGGATAACCACGATTCTTTTGTCTACAACCTCGTCGATGCCCTCGCTGGGTTAGATACCACCGTGTTTCGCAATACCGTAGCGGTGCACGACGTGCTGCGCGCGCAGCCCGACATTATTGTGCTTTCCCCGGGCCCCGGCCATCCACGGGACGCCGGCTGCATGATGGAGCTTATCGACGCCACCCTAGGCACCATCCCGATCCTCGGCGTGTGCCTCGGCTTCCAAGCGCTACTCGAGCACCACGGCGGCGCAGTCGAACCGTGCGGGCCCGTACACGGGAAATCCGTCCCGATGACTCTTACCGAGGCCGGGGTAATGCACCCCGTCTTTCAGGGCCTTGCCACTGATACCGAGCCGGACCAACCGGATCACCTTGGTACGCAAGTTCCGGTGGCGCGCTATCACTCGCTTGGATGCGCGGACCTCCCTCAGGGGATGCGTTGTCTCGCGCGTACGTCCACGGACATCGGAGAGGTAGCCATGGCGGCCGAGACGAATGACGGTAGCGCCCTCGGCTTCCAGTTCCACCCCGAGTCCATCCTCACGCCCCGCGGCCCCCTCATGCTTGAGCGTTGCATCAATCAATTATATACGCACACCACTATGGATACGGAGAACTAA